In Cellvibrio polysaccharolyticus, a genomic segment contains:
- a CDS encoding ABC transporter ATP-binding protein has protein sequence MGISNLISGFGLFYRSRTEGESTSHIDKSAVASPALNRSEARFALTLQAVAKRYDQARQTLTGVDLTVNAGEFVALVGPSGCGKSTLLRMVAGLESVTGGEIRIGEQRINELTPGERDIAMVFQDYALYPHKTVFENIAFGLRVRGAAKDDIKRRVHEVAAQLQITEFLSRKPAALSGGQRQRVAIGRALARHARLFLFDEPLSNLDVKLRNEMRVEIKKLHQQFGITTLYVTHDQIEAMTLADRIAVMSDGKVEQYGTPDEVYNQPATTFVASFIGSPEMNLLTLPLQSRAGIRGVLLGDVFLPLPAEFSAFKGDDVVVGLRPEAVLPAQDATNATTARLLLIEPLGAETIVTLDVQGQQLTARWAAERSLSEVTHLPITVDNKKLHWFNPKTRVNLAVHFSNPAGAQA, from the coding sequence TTTTACCGTTCCCGTACGGAAGGTGAATCAACGAGCCATATTGATAAGAGTGCCGTTGCCAGCCCTGCATTGAATCGCAGCGAGGCGCGCTTTGCACTGACCTTGCAGGCGGTTGCCAAACGCTATGACCAGGCACGCCAGACGCTCACCGGGGTAGACCTCACCGTCAACGCCGGTGAATTTGTCGCCCTGGTAGGGCCATCAGGCTGCGGAAAATCCACGCTGTTGCGCATGGTCGCCGGGCTTGAAAGCGTTACCGGGGGCGAAATTCGCATTGGCGAACAACGTATTAATGAACTGACGCCGGGCGAGCGCGATATCGCCATGGTGTTTCAGGATTACGCGCTCTACCCCCATAAAACCGTATTTGAAAACATCGCCTTTGGTTTGCGCGTACGCGGTGCCGCGAAAGATGACATCAAACGTCGCGTCCATGAAGTGGCCGCGCAATTACAAATCACTGAATTCCTGTCACGCAAACCGGCCGCACTGTCTGGCGGCCAGCGCCAGCGGGTAGCAATAGGCCGCGCCCTCGCCCGCCATGCGCGGTTATTTTTATTTGATGAACCCCTCTCCAACCTGGATGTAAAACTGCGCAATGAAATGCGTGTAGAGATTAAAAAATTGCATCAGCAATTTGGTATTACCACGCTCTATGTTACGCACGATCAGATTGAAGCCATGACCCTCGCCGATCGCATAGCGGTGATGTCCGATGGCAAAGTTGAACAGTACGGCACCCCCGATGAAGTTTACAACCAGCCGGCAACCACTTTTGTGGCCAGTTTTATCGGGTCGCCGGAAATGAATTTGCTCACCCTGCCGCTGCAATCACGCGCCGGTATTCGCGGTGTGCTATTGGGAGATGTATTCCTGCCTTTGCCTGCAGAATTCTCTGCCTTTAAAGGTGACGATGTGGTGGTCGGCTTGCGCCCCGAAGCAGTTTTGCCTGCACAGGACGCGACCAATGCGACCACTGCTCGCTTGTTATTGATTGAACCGCTGGGTGCAGAAACCATTGTTACGCTGGATGTGCAAGGCCAACAACTTACCGCTCGCTGGGCAGCAGAGCGCAGCTTGTCAGAAGTCACTCATTTACCCATCACCGTTGATAACAAAAAACTGCATTGGTTTAACCCGAAAACGCGGGTGAACTTAGCCGTACATTTTTCCAACCCGGCTGGAGCGCAAGCCTGA